In Apium graveolens cultivar Ventura chromosome 10, ASM990537v1, whole genome shotgun sequence, the following are encoded in one genomic region:
- the LOC141692249 gene encoding uncharacterized protein LOC141692249, producing the protein MSRHNHVMEDLIHDSCKIRKRGCSSSSSTSSKLHNYRFKRAILVGNKTRKGLGSRSSTPVPTWKTTSLLRNGGVVESPTYESSKSRPVSARKLAATLWEMNEMPKVMEEKMKILKKKEKLRSVVSGSLPPHLSDPSHSPVSERMDRSVAGSIQRRTPSVSQRHRLSEETAGHVDSRSSASLMEIETRSQAQTPGGPSVGIRTRLKDVSNALTTSRELLKIIVRIWSHNDPPTSTASLVSALHSELERTRLQVNRLIKEQLSEQNEINYMVKCFAKEKASWKNKQQHAVEAAIESIAGELDTEKKLRRRSESFSKKLGMELADTKALLLKTVKELESEKRAREILEQVCDELASDIGGDRAEVEVLKRESAKAHEEVEREREMLQLADKLREERVQMKLSEAKHQFEEKNAVVDKLRNQLEAFLRPKKTKKKGTRPLTPGNNDEIPTYLSRTNFDFDQNDDKEDDGEVDNESDTDEDSGESDLHSIELNMDNNNKSFKWNHMSANTHDSRRVSVDDKMRGRNSVSGDVPRKITSIQRSVSDGVEWGSHTNTMQNSGDALNHERILEVEKHNQQKGYGDDLQRYKSVKGLRDQILSNSRTGSAGDFPSPVRPLAQSRHSVDTVQLVQDRLHVVQGSGSKSRLVEARGEGQMVRRLRR; encoded by the exons ATGTCAAGACATAATCATGTAATGGAAGATTTAATCCACGATTCTTGCAAGATTAGAAAAAGGGGTTGCTCATCTTCCTCTTCTACATCATCTAAGCTTCACAATTATCGATTTAAACGGGCCATTTTGGTGGGTAATAAGACCCGAAAAGGACTCGGGTCAAGATCCAGTACACCGGTTCCGACTTGGAAAACGACGTCGTTGTTGAGAAATGGAGGCGTGGTTGAGTCACCTACGTATGAGAGTAGTAAGTCAAGGCCTGTTTCTGCAAGAAAATTGGCTGCTACACTTTGGGAAATGAATGAAATGCCAAAAGTTATGGAAGAAAAGATgaagattttgaagaaaaaagagAAATTGAGGTCCGTTGTTTCGGGTTCTTTGCCTCCTCATTTGTCTGATCCATCACATAGTCCTGTTTCTGAG AGAATGGATAGGTCTGTAGCCGGTAGCATTCAAAGGAGGACACCCTCAGTTTCTCAGAGGCATAGACTTTCAGAAGAAACTGCTGGGCACGTGGACTCTCGTAGCAGTGCAAGTTTAATGGAG ATTGAAACTAGATCTCAAGCCCAGACTCCTGGTGGGCCTTCAGTTGGTATCAGGACCCGTTTAAAGGATGTAAGTAATGCTTTGACCACATCTAGAGAGTTACTGAAAATAATTGTCCGCATCTGGTCTCACAATGACCCGCCTACATCAACTGCATCTCTTGTCTCAGCCTTGCATTCTGAGCTTGAGAGAACTCGTCTTCAGGTGAATAGGCTTATTAAGGAACAGCTTTCAGAgcaaaatgaaataaattatatgGTCAAGTGTTTTGCTAAAGAGAAGGCATCATGGAAGAATAAACAGCAACACGCTGTAGAGGCTGCTATCGAGTCCATTGCTGGTGAACTTGACACAGAAAAGAAGTTAAGACGTCGTTCTGAGAGTTTCAGCAAGAAGCTTGGAATGGAACTAGCCGACACAAAAGCATTATTATTAAAAACAGTGAAAGAACTAGAGAGTGAGAAGAGAGCAAGAGAGATACTGGAGCAAGTGTGTGATGAATTAGCGTCGGATATTGGTGGAGATAGGGCTGAAGTTGAAGTTCTAAAGAGGGAGTCTGCAAAAGCTCATGAAGAGGTTGAACGGGAAAGGGAGATGCTTCAGTTAGCTGATAAGTTGAGAGAGGAAAGGGTTCAGATGAAACTTTCAGAAGCTAAACACCAGTTCGAAGAGAAAAATGCAGTTGTTGACAAGCTGAGGAATCAACTTGAAGCTTTTCTCAGACCCAAGAAAACTAAGAAAAAGGGTACTCGTCCTTTGACTCCCGGAAACAATGATGAGATTCCCACCTACTTAAGTAGGACTAACTTTGATTTTGATCAAaatgatgataaagaagatgatGGAGAGGTAGACAATGAAAGCGATACTGATGAGGACTCTGGAGAAAGCGACCTCCATTCTATAGAATTGAACATGGACAACAACAATAAGAGCTTTAAATGGAACCATATGTCTGCTAATACTCATGATTCTAGAAGAGTTTCAGTTGATGACAAAATGAGAGGCAGAAATTCTGTCTCTGGTGACGTTCCAAGGAAGATCACATCTATTCAGAGAAGCGTGTCAGATGGAGTTGAATGGGGAAGCCATACCAACACCATGCAGAACTCTGGAGATGCACTCAATCATGAGAGAATTCTTGAGGTTGAGAAGCATAATCAACAAAAAGGATATGGAGACGACCTGCAGCGATATAAATCCGTGAAGGGTCTCAGGGATCAAATATTGTCGAATTCAAGGACAGGGTCAGCTGGAGATTTTCCTAGTCCGGTCCGACCGCTGGCGCAATCACGACATTCTGTTGATACTGTTCAACTAGTTCAGGATAGACTTCATGTTGTGCAGGGTAGTGGTTCAAAGTCGAGGCTAGTGGAAGCGCGAGGGGAAGGTCAGATGGTGAGAAGATTAAGAAGGTGA
- the LOC141693319 gene encoding UPF0496 protein At3g19330-like produces the protein MLHCLRPIPLAARRHLHPLSPRFQGTSDEGTPESSDQPSPTVNLSNAYKSAVQTTSYGEIRSKLYPDNSDLHEGEAQHLDGREEEHILEEVLNPNRVCVQEALESAKNSTLTRLISSYFEQSEHTSRFCLLLHHSLQHARSSYVPLHKLISVLPIDSESEFLNQLQCDQAFKVFHDFDRLENPFPHPDSENFSQMRDCFSQLKRQLDSCLLKSRSRIRNVRRATVGCAICLIGTVVGVTLTAVAIATHAFVALVACPVCSTFLPSNITKKELAHMALLDAAAKNTYVLLNDLDTIDRLVARLHTEIEGDKLLIRLGLERGSDRHAIQEVAKQLYKNHLNFLSQLSDLEEHLCLCFAAINRARALLLQEIHLQQIHLA, from the exons ATGCTCCATTGTTTGAGGCCAATACCATTAGCGGCTAGGCGACATCTTCATCCTCTCTCACCACGTTTTCAAG GAACTTCTGATGAGGGTACACCAGAGTCAAGTGATCAGCCTTCTCCTACAGTGAACCTCAGTAATGCATACAAATCTGCAGTGCAAACTACTTCGTACGGAGAGATACGGTCCAAGTTATACCCTGACAACTCTGATCTACATGAGGGGGAAGCACAGCATTTGGATGGCCGAGAGGAAGAACATATATTAGAAGAGGTCCTAAACCCAAATCGAGTATGTGTCCAGGAGGCATTAGAATCTGCTAAGAACAGCACTCTCACCCGCCTTATATCATCGTATTTTGAACAAAGTGAGCACACCTCACGTTTCTGCCTGCTCCTTCACCATAGTTTACAGCATGCACGCTCTAGTTATGTCCCTCTACACAAACTCATTTCCGTCCTTCCCATTGACTCCGAATCTGAATTCCTGAACCAGTTACAGTGTGACCAAGCTTTTAAAGTATTCCATGATTTTGACCGCTTAGAGAATCCCTTTCCCCACCCTGACTCTGAGAACTTCAGTCAAATGCGGGACTGCTTTTCCCAGCTGAAACGTCAGCTGGACTCCTGCCTCCTTAAGTCCCGCTCTAGGATCCGAAATGTTCGACGGGCCACAGTTGGTTGTGCCATTTGTTTGATTGGTACGGTTGTTGGTGTTACCTTGACTGCAGTTGCCATTGCTACCCATGCATTTGTTGCCCTTGTTGCTTGTCCTGTCTGCTCAACATTCCTTCCCTCAAATATTACAAAGAAAGAGCTTGCGCATATGGCACTACTTGATGCTGCTGCAAAGAACACGTATGTGTTGCTGAATGATCTGGATACTATTGACCGTCTGGTGGCTCGTTTGCATACTGAGATTGAAGGAGATAAGCTTCTGATTCGTCTTGGATTGGAGAGGGGCAGTGACAGACATGCCATCCAAGAGGTAGCAAAGCAGCTTTATAAGAATCATTTGAATTTCCTCAGCCAGCTCTCTGATCTTGAGGAGCACTTGTGTCTATGCTTTGCTGCTATTAATCGGGCTAGAGCACTTCTCCTCCAAGAGATCCATCTTCAACAAATTCATCTAGCCTAA